Below is a window of Dietzia timorensis DNA.
AGACGCTGACGGCGAGGAACATGATCTGCCGGCCGGCCTGGCCGTACAGGTCCAGGTTCTGCGGGGTGTGGAAGACGCCGCCGAGGAACACCGTGAGCAGCAAGCCATTGCCCACGATGCCGACCGGCCACGCCCAGACCTGCCTGCGCATACCTCCGATAGCCGAGGCGAGGCCGAAGAGATTGCCGACGATCTCGCGCCACAGGATCGGAATCCCTGCGATGAGGAGTTGGGCGTCGAGGAGGTCGACGAGAACGCTCACTCCCCGATCACCAGCTGGTCCCCTTCGGCGCGGATCGCGACCTCATCCAGCGGCCGCTCGGCAGGCGGGTTGGTGACCGCGCCGGTAGTGGCGTCGAACTGGGAACCGTGAAGTGGACAGCGCAAGGAAGTCTCTCCGACGAGCTTGACCTTCGCGCCCTGGTGGGTGCAGGCGGCGGAGAAGGCGACGAATTCGCCGGCGGTCGGCTGCGCGACGACCACGGAGCCGCCCTCGTCGCCGGCGTCGACGATGGTGGCCCCTCCGACGGGGACATCACCGGCGGACAGCGTCGTCTCGGGGACCGAAACAGAGGTCTGGGCGGTGGATTGCGCCTCGCGCGGCGACATCGAGCCCGAGCAGGCGGCCAGCGCGCCGGGGAGGACCACCAGGCCCGGAATTCCCGCCAGCAGCGCGCGCCGCGTGCACGGCGCCGGAATCACGTCCGGCGCGGCAGTGGTCGTTCGGCGAACGTCATCGTGTTCCTTGCCCATGTCTAGAGATGCTAGTCCTCTCCCTACACTGGGCCACATGACGGTTCAACGGCTCCTCCCCCACGCGTCGACGATCTTCGCCGAGGTCTCAGACGCGGCGCGCACACATCAGGCGATCAACCTCGGGCAGGGATTTCCGGACACCGAGGGGCCCCAATCGATGTTGCAGGTGGCGGCCGACGTCATCGCCGCCGGCGGCCACAACCAATACGCGCCCGGCCGAGGCGTTCAGGAGCTGCGGAACGCCGTGTCCACGCAGATCTCCCGCGATGAGGGGCTGACCTACGATCCGGACACGGAGATCCTCGTGACGGTCGGCGCGACCGAGGGCATCGCGTCGGCGCTGCTCGGGCTCGTCGAGCCCGGCTCGGAGGTCGTCGTGATCGAACCGTATTACGATTCCTACGCAGCTTGCGTGGATCTTGCGGGGGCACGACGTCGGACGGTCCCGCTCGTTCCGGCCGGCGAGACCTTCGTCCTCGACCGCGATGCGCTGGCGGCCGCTTGTTCGAATGCGACGTCCGCCGTCATCGTAAATTCCCCGCACAATCCCACAGGGGCCGTGCTCTCCGATGGGGATCTCGAGGCGATCGCGGCGGAGTGTCGCGAGCACGACATCATCGCCATTTCCGACGAGGTCTACGAGCACCTCGTGTTCGATGGCGCCCGGCACCGGTCCATCGCGCGCTTCGAGGGCATGCGCGAGCGCACCGTGCGTGTGTCGAGCGCCGCAAAATCGCTGAGCTGCACCGGCTGGAAGATCGGCTGGATCACAGCGCCCGCGGACCTGATCGCCGGTGCAATGGCGGCCAAGCAATATCTCAGCTTCAGCTCCGGCACGCCGCTGCAAATCGCGGTCGCCCACGCGCTCGAGCACGAGCAGGCGTGGATCGGCGAATTGCGGGCGCAGCTGCAGGCGCAACGGGATCAGCTCTATGCGGCGCTCACCGGGCTCGGCATGGGGGTCTCGCACTGCGTGGGGACGTACTTCCTCGCAGCCGATGCGCGGCCTCTCGGCTACTCCGATGCGACGGAGCTATGCCGCAGAATGCCGCGCGAGATCGGCGTCGCGGCGGTGCCGTTCTCCCCGTTCGTCGACGCCGGGAGCGCCGGGGCGTGGTCGCACCTCACGCGCTTCGCGTTCTGCAAGCGCCCCGAGGTCCTCGCGGATGCCGCGGAGCGCCTGTCCACGCTGCCTATTCGCGGGTGAGCGCCTCGCCGATGGGGGTCGGGCCATCGGAGAACTCGATCGTGCGGTTCTCCGTGTCCGGCCGGTGGAGGCAAGCAGCGATGACCGCGGCGACGTTGCCACGGCTGGTCTTGCGATCCTCCCGCTTGTCCTCGCCGATGCCGATCGAATCCGTCGGCTCATCGAGCGTGAGTTTGCCGGGCCCGAGAATCGTCCACTTGAGTTCCGTTCCCCGCAGGTGCTCATCCGCCGCGGCCTTGGCCTGCGCGTACGGATAGAACGAATCGGTGGGGTCCACGCCGTGATTCGGCCCGGCGCCGTCATACGAGACGATGATGTAGCGCTCTACCCCGGCGGCCTGGGCGGCATCCATCGAGCGGATTGCCGCGTCCCGGTCGACGGCGTAGGTGCGGTCCGGGTTGCCACCCCCGGCGCCCGCGGAGAAGATCACCGCGTCGGTGCCGGTGAAGGCCTTGGTGAGAGCGGCGACGTCGGCGCTCTCAATATCGAGGACTGTCGGATCCGCCCCGACCTCCTTGACGTCGTCCGCGTGGTCGGGATTACGAATGAGTGACGTGACCGAATCGCCGTGGTCAGTGAGCAGCCGGGCGGCTCGCAGTGCGATCTTTCCGTGGCCGCCGATGATTGTGTAGTGAGACATGCCCCCGGTCTACCACTTTCGCTCGAGATGGCATCCGGCGTGAGATCACCCCGCCTTCCCACCCCGCACGCGTCGCCGGGGAAGGATTGCATGTGATTATTCACACTCGTCACTTTTGTAACATTCGGCCCTAGCTACTGGTCGATGCGAAATTACCGGACGCAACTCCACATTTGAATAAGTAAATACTCATATTGGCAGATAACAACTGTATAAACGAGTGGCGAACGAGCGCCGTGAGCTTGGATACTGGCGATCGAGACGGCACAATAGGAAACGCTGCGCACATCCACGGATATATACAAGTCGGCCCCATATGGGGAGCGAAGGAACTTTATCTTTCGGCGCGGAATCCAAGTGAATAAGTCGGGAACCACGCTGTCGGCAAGCAGATGTCGGAAGCGGGCACGGGCGCCTGTAACGGCGACTCCGTCCGCGGCTCCTACACTTTTGCCCGGCACGTGCGCGACATGACGACATACGCACGATTAGTACGACAGAACTATCAACGAGCAATTTCGATCAGAGGTTTAGCACGATGAGAAGGCTCCGCCAGCGGGCAACGTATTCAGCGGCCGTGATGACAGCTGTCGCCGCCCTTGCCCTTGGAGGCTGCACCATCCCGACGGATGGAGGCAACGGCGACAACCAGGCCGAAGAGCAGGCGACGCCCGCCACGATCAATTATTCATTCGATGAAGACGCCGCGGATGTCGAGCCGAATGGCGCCGAGATCTCCGTCGAGGACGGCACGCTCGAAGAGGTTGTGGTGGTACCGAGCCAGCCGGGCGAGTACTCGGGCCCCACCCCGGCCGCGAACGTCTCGTCGCTCGCACAGCCGGAGGATGAGGAAAGCGGCGAGGACGCCGAGTCGACGTCGACCACCGCTGAGGAGTCGGCGGATCTCATTCCCGCGGACGACCCGAATGCTGTCGCCGGAACGGTGTCGGAGGACGACACCTCGTGGACCCCCGACGGCCCGCTCGACTTCGGCCAGCACTACACCGCCCAGGTGACCTACGCGGGCGCGGACGGCGAATCGCAGTCCGAGACGCGCGATTTCACCGTCGTCAGCCCCGATTACATCGCCACCCCGACGTTGATGTCCTCGGGCGGTGGGTCGATCGAGAGCGATCGCGAATACGGCGTCGGACTGGTGATGTCCGTCCGTTTCGACCAGGCTCCGACGGACCGCAAGGCTGCCGAAGAGCGCATGAAGGTCGAGACCGACAACCCCGACGTCGAGGGCAGCTGGTACTGGATCACCCCGACCCAGGCGGACTGGCGTCCGCGCGAGTACTACCCGTCGGGCACCAACGTGTCCGTGGACATCGACGTGGCCGGCGTCGATCTCGGTGAGGGCATGTACGGCGGCGGCGAGCGCCAGACGGCGAACTTCACGATCGGCGCGAAGCGCGAGGCGATCGTCGACGACTCCGACAAGATCCTTCGCATGTACGAGAACGGCGAGCTCGTCGGCGAGCTGCCGACGTCCATGGGCAAAGGCGGCTACGAGACGCACAATGGCGTATCGATGCACTTCTGGACCCCGGAGGGCACCTACACGGTGCTCGACAAGTCCCCGAGCGTCGTGATGGATTCCGAGACCTACGGATTCCCGATCGCCAATGGCGGCTACAAGACGACGGTCGCGCACGGCGTGCGCCTGTCCAACGACGGCATCTACACGCACGCCCTCGACAACATCTGGGCCCAAGGCGTGCAGAACACCTCGCACGGCTGCCTCAACCTCTCGCCCGCCAATGCCCAGATCTACTACGACTGGGCCGTGGCCGGAGACGTGCTCCAGGTCCACAACACCGGCGGGCCCGAGCTCGAACCGTGGGCCAACGGCGACTGGAACATCCCCTGGGAGGAATGGCAGACCGGTCAGGCCGACTTCTAGTTCGCGGCCGCGCCATCGCTCGGGTGGCTTTCCAAAGTGCGGGGGCATCTACGGATGCCCCCGCACTTTTCGCAGGTAGAAAGATCCGAACTCTACGATTGTCTCCACATGGTAAAGAATGGGGAATCCGTTCGGAACATTGAGACCGCCCGGTGCATCTCAATGTTCAGATCAGCTATACCCGTCAAGCGGAACTCATTTACAGCTACCGCTGAACCTGCATTGGAGAACGTGCAGTGAACACACAACCGGAACCAACTCCGGCAGACGACAATGGGCTCGGCCTTGCCGACCTCGCTCCGGCGGAACTGCCGGCCGATTTCTGGGAGCACGCGCTCGCAGTAGCCGTCGACCCTTCCACACCACCGCCCGAGGACATCGAGGTCCCCGGCGATGCCGACCTCGCCTCGGATCCGGATCTCGCCGATGACGGCGCCGTGCCGGATCCCGCCGGCGATGACGTCGACCTGTCGGAGTTCGACGACGAGCCCTCCGCCCCGGACGACGATCCGCTCGCCGCGGATGACTCGGACGCCGCCGCCGACGATGTGAACGATATCGACTCCACGGAGCCCGAATCGGATATTCTGGCGCCACCCGAAACGCCGATCGACCAGCCGGAATTGACCGAGCCCTACCCAGATTCGGCGGACTTAGGTACCGTCGAACAAGACGAAGGGGCCTCAGGTTTAGACGATCCTTCGGCGTTCTGACGACTGACACGAAGGGGAACCGGGCGTGCAATCCACCGACACCGAGCTGCTCGAACGCGCTCGGACGGGCGATCAGAACGCGTTCGCAGAGCTCGTCGGCCGGTACCGCGGGCGCACGTGGGCCGTGTGCCTACGTATCGCTGGAAACCAGCACGACGCAGAGGATGCCCTGCAGAATGCTCTGACCGCCGCCTGGCAGAACCTCGACAAGTTCCGTGGCGATGCCAAGTTCTCCACCTGGATTCACCGCATCGCTGCGAACGCGGCGCTCGCCGTCATTCGCAAGCGCCGGGACATGCCCGACGAGAACATCGACACCGACCTCGCCTCGAGCGCACCCCGCATCGATGAGCGAGTCGTCGTGGTCGAGGCCGTCCAAGACGCGCTGACAAAGCTCCCCGAAGCCTTTCGCGAGGCGATCGTCCTGCGCGAATACGCCGAACTCACCTACTCCGATATCGCCGCGCACCAAGGTGTTCCCGTCCAGACGGTGAAGAGCCGCATCAACCGCGCGCGGACCCAGCTGCGGGAGATCCTCGAACCCGTCATGTAGCGCGGCACAACGCTACATCGCGGCGAAGCCGCTCGATTCCCACAGAGTTTCGGCCGCGGCCACATCGCCCGGGAAGAACGAGTCGAGGATGAGGTGGTTCGCCGTGTTGACCACGAGGAGCGAGAGGAACCCCTGCCCCTCCTGTATGAAGCCGAGAACGTTGCCGCTGTCCGACGTCATCTCCGTGACCTTGATTCGGCTCTCCGGGTTCGCGGCGTCGGCGCGCTGCTCGTCGACCAGTGAAATCGCTGCGACCTCATCGACGTAGGCCGGGAACGAGTATGACGACTTCTCGCCGAGTGCGCCGGCCTCGTTGTCCGCCATGCACTGGGCGCCCGGAACGGTCTTGCCCGATGGCGCGGTCTGTTCCTTGGCCTCGCACGTGGTGACGTTGCGCATCGCCTCCGGGAGAGCTGCGGTGATGCCGTCGGGCCCCTCGCCCACCGGATCGGTGACGAAGGATTCCGCGCCGCCGAATCCGCCGCTCGTGAGGAAGTAGGTGCCTCCGACGGCGACCGCGACGGCCACAACGGCCGCGCCGATTACCGCGGCCAACTTTCCTCCGCTGAGCCCGCCGCTCTTCTTCTTGCTGCCGCTCCCGGCTTGGGGGGACGCCGCCTGGTGTGGACCGGCGACATTTTGCTGTGGCCCCTGTGCGGGCCCGGAGCCGTCGAGCGCCGGGGCCGGCGCGAAACCGTGCTGGGCGAAGTTGTAGTCCTCGGACTGCGCTGGAGGCTGCATCTGCTCGACTCGCAGCGCGCCGAGGAGTGCGCCCTGGGCCACGACGGTTTTCGGGTCGTCGAGGGTGGCGACCGGCGCGAACTCGGACAGACGCGAGTGGATCAGCGGGACCTGGCTCGACCCGCCCGTGAGATACAGCGCCCGCAGGCCATTCTGCGCAACTCCGCCGTCAGACATGGCCTGCCAGGTGAGCTCGACCGCGCGCTGGATCTCCGCGCCGATGAGTCCGTCGAATTCCGCGCGGGTGAGCAGGAGCGTCTCGGCCCCCACAGACGTCGACACGGAAATCGAGGCGGAGGCTTCCTCGGAGAGAACCTCCTTTGCGGCGCGGACCGAGATATCTAGGGCGCGAAGCGACGAGGTCGACGCGCCCGAACGCAGATGTTCGGCAAGCGGTGGGTTGGAGTCGTCGAGCTGGGAGAAGACCCATTCGCGGATGAGCGCGTCGAAGTTTCGGCCGCCGATACCGTTGTCGCCGCGCGCGGCGAGAATGCGGAAGTCGCCACCCGGGACGGCCTCCAGAATGGCGATGTCGAGGGTTCCGCCGCCAAAGTCGAATACGCCGATGCGCTCGCCCGGCTGCAGGTTCGAGGTGGTCGTGTAATAAGTGGCGGCCGCGCGCGGCTCCGACACGAAAAGCAGCGAATCGGGGTCGATCCCCGCGCGGCGGGACGCCTCCTTGAGCGCGAGCAGCGCCGAATCGTCCCAGGCCTCCGGGTGCGTGAGCACCACCTTTTCCGGCGGGATATCTCCGTGCTTGCGGCAGGCCGAGCGGTAGGCGACGTGAAGCACGGCGGCGAAGAGGTCGACGACCGCGACCTCGCGGTCTCGTAGCCGCACCGTGTTACTGCCGATGGCGCGTTTGGGGAATGGCATGAACCCTGACGCGTCACCTTCCGCGCGGTTCGCCGCCGCGGCGCCCGCCGCGATCGCGCCGCTCGGCTCGGCGTACACCGCCGACGGCAACAGATTGCCGCCGTGCGTGAGCGCCACGGGCTCGACCTCACCACTCCTCGGCGACGTATGCGCTGCCGCCGTATTGGACGTGCCGAAGTCGATCGCTAGCTTCCATCCACCGGCCACTCGCGCCTCCCGCGTCGACGTATGTAATTCGGTCTCCATTGTGCCCGGCGGCCCTGCGGCCCCTCTCAGGCGGCGAGGGGCTGCGCCGCGCGGGTGCGAAAACCACGAGCGTGAACCCTCACCGGAGGTATGTCGTCCCCCACGGCCCGAAGTGTTTCGTCGCGGTACCGGACCGCAGAGCAGATCCGGCCGCGAAATCCTTAGGATCACACACCCTTTTTGGTGTAAGTGGAGCCTGCCCTCCACTCGATTAAGGGGGGCTGCGAACTTATACCCACTCGGGTGGAAAACACGTTCTCGCTGGTGGCCGTGCAAATTTGATCGGCGTATGGTTTCTACCAAAGCAAGACGGAAACAACAACCGACAAAGATGAGAGGAAGGCACATCATGGCTTCCAAGTTCCACAATCTTCTCCGCGAGCAGATCGCCAACGAGTTCGGCGCTATGCAGCAGTACGTCGCCATCGCCGTGTGGGCCGATGCCAGCGACCTCCCGCAGATCGCCTCGCAGTTCTACGCACACTCGCTCGGCGAGCGTAACCACGCGATGATGATGGTCCAGTACCTCCTCGACCGCGGCGAGTCCTACGAGGTCAGCGCCATCGAAGC
It encodes the following:
- a CDS encoding Rieske (2Fe-2S) protein, which codes for MGKEHDDVRRTTTAAPDVIPAPCTRRALLAGIPGLVVLPGALAACSGSMSPREAQSTAQTSVSVPETTLSAGDVPVGGATIVDAGDEGGSVVVAQPTAGEFVAFSAACTHQGAKVKLVGETSLRCPLHGSQFDATTGAVTNPPAERPLDEVAIRAEGDQLVIGE
- a CDS encoding pyridoxal phosphate-dependent aminotransferase — its product is MTVQRLLPHASTIFAEVSDAARTHQAINLGQGFPDTEGPQSMLQVAADVIAAGGHNQYAPGRGVQELRNAVSTQISRDEGLTYDPDTEILVTVGATEGIASALLGLVEPGSEVVVIEPYYDSYAACVDLAGARRRTVPLVPAGETFVLDRDALAAACSNATSAVIVNSPHNPTGAVLSDGDLEAIAAECREHDIIAISDEVYEHLVFDGARHRSIARFEGMRERTVRVSSAAKSLSCTGWKIGWITAPADLIAGAMAAKQYLSFSSGTPLQIAVAHALEHEQAWIGELRAQLQAQRDQLYAALTGLGMGVSHCVGTYFLAADARPLGYSDATELCRRMPREIGVAAVPFSPFVDAGSAGAWSHLTRFAFCKRPEVLADAAERLSTLPIRG
- a CDS encoding SDR family oxidoreductase; protein product: MSHYTIIGGHGKIALRAARLLTDHGDSVTSLIRNPDHADDVKEVGADPTVLDIESADVAALTKAFTGTDAVIFSAGAGGGNPDRTYAVDRDAAIRSMDAAQAAGVERYIIVSYDGAGPNHGVDPTDSFYPYAQAKAAADEHLRGTELKWTILGPGKLTLDEPTDSIGIGEDKREDRKTSRGNVAAVIAACLHRPDTENRTIEFSDGPTPIGEALTRE
- a CDS encoding L,D-transpeptidase, translated to MRRLRQRATYSAAVMTAVAALALGGCTIPTDGGNGDNQAEEQATPATINYSFDEDAADVEPNGAEISVEDGTLEEVVVVPSQPGEYSGPTPAANVSSLAQPEDEESGEDAESTSTTAEESADLIPADDPNAVAGTVSEDDTSWTPDGPLDFGQHYTAQVTYAGADGESQSETRDFTVVSPDYIATPTLMSSGGGSIESDREYGVGLVMSVRFDQAPTDRKAAEERMKVETDNPDVEGSWYWITPTQADWRPREYYPSGTNVSVDIDVAGVDLGEGMYGGGERQTANFTIGAKREAIVDDSDKILRMYENGELVGELPTSMGKGGYETHNGVSMHFWTPEGTYTVLDKSPSVVMDSETYGFPIANGGYKTTVAHGVRLSNDGIYTHALDNIWAQGVQNTSHGCLNLSPANAQIYYDWAVAGDVLQVHNTGGPELEPWANGDWNIPWEEWQTGQADF
- a CDS encoding RNA polymerase sigma factor; this translates as MQSTDTELLERARTGDQNAFAELVGRYRGRTWAVCLRIAGNQHDAEDALQNALTAAWQNLDKFRGDAKFSTWIHRIAANAALAVIRKRRDMPDENIDTDLASSAPRIDERVVVVEAVQDALTKLPEAFREAIVLREYAELTYSDIAAHQGVPVQTVKSRINRARTQLREILEPVM
- a CDS encoding Hsp70 family protein, with the protein product METELHTSTREARVAGGWKLAIDFGTSNTAAAHTSPRSGEVEPVALTHGGNLLPSAVYAEPSGAIAAGAAAANRAEGDASGFMPFPKRAIGSNTVRLRDREVAVVDLFAAVLHVAYRSACRKHGDIPPEKVVLTHPEAWDDSALLALKEASRRAGIDPDSLLFVSEPRAAATYYTTTSNLQPGERIGVFDFGGGTLDIAILEAVPGGDFRILAARGDNGIGGRNFDALIREWVFSQLDDSNPPLAEHLRSGASTSSLRALDISVRAAKEVLSEEASASISVSTSVGAETLLLTRAEFDGLIGAEIQRAVELTWQAMSDGGVAQNGLRALYLTGGSSQVPLIHSRLSEFAPVATLDDPKTVVAQGALLGALRVEQMQPPAQSEDYNFAQHGFAPAPALDGSGPAQGPQQNVAGPHQAASPQAGSGSKKKSGGLSGGKLAAVIGAAVVAVAVAVGGTYFLTSGGFGGAESFVTDPVGEGPDGITAALPEAMRNVTTCEAKEQTAPSGKTVPGAQCMADNEAGALGEKSSYSFPAYVDEVAAISLVDEQRADAANPESRIKVTEMTSDSGNVLGFIQEGQGFLSLLVVNTANHLILDSFFPGDVAAAETLWESSGFAAM